In Misgurnus anguillicaudatus chromosome 5, ASM2758022v2, whole genome shotgun sequence, a genomic segment contains:
- the slc26a6.2 gene encoding solute carrier family 26 member 6, translating to MDEEIKDTEPRKRVKYHVQRDVLDELGVDKVAEKSDYNVSMKEKIKDAVRCTGPKFKSCFFSFVPLLSWLPRYPFKENTVGDLISGVSVGIMHLPQGMAYALLAAVPPVFGLYSSFYPILVYFVFGTSKHISVGTYAVMSVMIGSVTERLAPDSDFMVQINDTNSTSIDTYSRDAERVKIAATVTFLSGIFQLLLGLVRFGFVVTYLSEPLVRAYTTAAAIHVIVSQLKYTFGINTSRYSGPLSLIYTIIDVCSALGETNIGTLVVSIVTIVGLIIAKELSALAARKIPIPIPVELITIIIATVVSWKFDIKTIYKVEVVGEIPSGLQAPVLPAFNLMGSMVGDAFALAVVGYGIAISLGRIFALKYAYKVDSNQELIALGLSNSIGGLFRCFAISCSMSRSMVQVSTGGKSQVAGAVSALVILVILLKIGELFEELPKAVLAAIIYVNLHGMMKQFGDICALWKTNRVDMVVWVMTMILTILFNPDLGLAASIAFSILTVVFRTQLPKYSLLGQLPGTDIYKPVEDYNQVQEIPGLAIFRSSATLYFANAEMYIDALYEKTGVDLAKLLSHKKKLEAKRLRKEKKAAKKAKKEAKKRAKQAASQADKNQKVDSELSDIEESEDEIDFSGVEANGNMHELSVKEQNVVTVEAGPGPNPDSNLPKAIILDLSPVNFLDTVAVKTLRNIYKDYGEAGVKVYLCGCQRGVVESMEKGDFFNDKVTKSIIFSSVHDAVLYCQQESNEEDMPKTYL from the exons ATGGACGAAGAGATAAAGGACACAGAGCCCAGGAAAAGAGTGAAGTATCATGTCCAGAGAGATGTTCTGGATGAACTCGGGGTCGACAAAGTGGCAGAGAAGTCAGATTACAATGTTTcaatgaaagaaaaaataaaagatgCTGTCAG GTGTACAGGTCCAAAGTTTAAGAGTTGTTTCTTCTCTTTTGTTCCTCTCCTGTCATGGCTGCCACGATACCCATTCAAAGAAAACACTGTCGGAGATTTGATATCAGGAGTCAGTGTGGGAATCATGCACCTGCCACAAG GTATGGCATATGCTTTACTGGCTGCAGTTCCTCCAGTGTTTGGTCTGTATTCTTCCTTCTATCCCATTCTTGTCTACTTCGTATTTGGAACATCCAAACATATCTCCGTTG GTACATATGCAGTAATGAGTGTTATGATTGGCAGCGTAACTGAGCGTTTGGCTCCAGATTCAGACTTCATGGTGCAGATAAACGACACCAACAGCACCAGCATAGATACTTACAGCCGTGATGCGGAGAGGGTGAAGATTGCGGCCACAGTAACTTTCTTATCCGgcatttttcag TTGCTCCTGGGTTTGGTTCGGTTCGGTTTCGTGGTGACGTACCTGTCAGAACCATTGGTGAGAGCTTATACGACAGCGGCCGCCATCCATGTTATCGTCTCCCAGCTCAAATATACCTTCGGCATCAATACGAGTCGATACAGTGGACCGTTGTCACTTATATAT ACAATCATAGACGTTTGTTCAGCGCTTGGAGAAACTAACATTGGTACTCTGGTAGTTAGCATTGTAACCATCGTTGGTTTGATCATCGCAAAAGAACTTAGCGCCTTGGCAGCCCGGAAAATCCCTATTCCTATACCTGTTGAACTCATCACT ATCATTATAGCGACTGTGGTGTCATGGAAATTTGATATAAAGACCATATACAAAGTTGAAGTAGTTGGTGAAATCCCATCAGG GCTGCAGGCTCCTGTGCTACCTGCATTTAACCTGATGGGTTCGATGGTTGGTGATGCTTTTGCTCTGGCTGTTGTTGGATACGGCATTGCTATTTCACTCGGTAGGATTTTCGCTCTAAAATACGCCTACAAAGTTGACAGCAACCAG GAGCTTATAGCGCTGGGTCTGTCTAACTCCATCGGTGGGTTGTTTCGGTGTTTTGCCATCAGCTGCTCAATGTCTCGAAGTATGGTGCAAGTGAGCACAGGTGGAAAGTCCCAG GTTGCTGGAGCTGTCTCTGCTTTAGTAATTCTGGTGATCTTGTTGAAGATCGGAGAACTTTTTGAAGAGCTTCCAAAG GCTGTGCTGGCTGCTATCATCTATGTAAACCTGCACGGCATGATGAAGCAGTTTGGAGACATCTGTGCTCTCTGGAAGACCAACAGAGTAGATATG GTTGTGTGGGTGATGACTATGATTTTGACAATATTATTTAATCCTGATCTGGGACTGGCCGCATCTATCGCCTTCTCCATTCTCACTGTTGTATTCAGAACTCAGCT ACCAAAATACTCTCTCCTCGGTCAGCTTCCTGGCACTGACATCTACAAACCAGTCGAGGACTACAATCAG GTTCAGGAGATTCCTGGCCTAGCGATTTTCCGCTCATCTGCAACATTGTATTTTGCCAATGCTGAAATGTACATCGATGCGCTCTACGAGAAG ACTGGGGTAGATTTGGCTAAACTCCTCTCACATAAGAAGAAGTTAGAAGCCAAGAGACTTCGTAAGGAAAAGAAAGCAGCGAAGAAAGCAAAGAAGGAGGCCAAGAAGAGAGCTAAACAAGCTGCCAGTCAAGCCGATAAGAATCAG AAGGTGGATTCAGAGTTGTCAGACATAGAGGAAAGTGAGGATGAGATTGATTTTTCAGGCGTAGAGGCAAATGGAAACATGCATGAGCTGTCAGTTAAAGAGCAGAATGTGGTCACTGTGGAGGCAGGCCCAGGCCCCAACCCTGACTCCAACCTCCCAAAAGCAATCATTCTGGATCTGAGCCCTGTCAATTTCCTGGATACAGTGGCTGTGAAGACTTTACGTAAT ATCTACAAAGATTATGGAGAGGCTGGTGTAAAGGTGTACTTGTGCGGGTGTCAAA GAGGTGTGGTAGAGAGTATGGAGAAGGGCGATTTCTTCAATGACAAAGTAACCAAATCCATTATCTTCTCATCAGTACACGATGCTGTTCTTTACTGCCAGCAAGAAAGTAATGAGGAGGACA TGCCgaaaacatatttataa